One Pirellulales bacterium genomic window carries:
- a CDS encoding DUF1549 and DUF1553 domain-containing protein, producing MSHTARSIARLALVSLLAALCLMLEVAGGAEANRLPPAALESDSSRVIFELDVQPIFTAAGCNTGACHGKARGQNGFALSLLGFDPNFDYDSIVLQSRGRRVFPAAPDYSLLLQKPSAQLPHGGGKRLDPAGPEYQTVRRWIATGMPRATKDDPTVVGIALAPAQHVLPANSREQLVVTAEYSDGTTRDVTRLTSFASNEAAVVSVDRQGQLTAGALPGEASIMARYMGNIATWNTAVPLADSVDPQVYAGLPRYNVIDGHVWNRLQTLGITPSEPAADSKLLRRLYLDIIGRLPTPQETRDFLADASPDKRGELIDALLARPEYADHWANKWADLLRPNPYRVGIKATRSLDAWLRDAFRRNLPYDQFVRGLVTAQGSTWRNGATTIFRDRRSPDEITTLVSQLFLGTRLECAKCHQHPFEIWGQKDFYSLAAFFARVGYKGTGLSPPISGGEEIIFTADSGDVRHPLTGETLPPRPLFGAAREIGPEDDPRVVLVDWMLADGRQPFARVAVNRVWAELMGRGLVDPVDDLRATNPPSNPELLDALAEEFRAGEYDLKRLIRLIASSYVYGLSSLPGERNVADTRNYSRHYRQRLRAETLFDAICDVTEVPESFEAMPSGSRAVELWTHRVDSLFLDAFGRPDANQDPPCERTPDTTMVQALHLMNAPGLHNKVVSDAGRAARLAKSDQPPAAIVEELYLACYSRPPTSEESAATTALFSTGERRPIVEDLLWALINSPEFVFKD from the coding sequence ATGTCGCACACCGCTCGTTCCATCGCCCGCCTCGCGCTTGTGAGCTTGCTCGCGGCGCTTTGTTTGATGCTGGAGGTTGCCGGCGGCGCGGAGGCCAATCGCCTTCCGCCGGCGGCGCTTGAGAGTGACTCGTCGCGCGTGATCTTTGAGCTGGATGTGCAGCCGATTTTCACGGCGGCTGGGTGCAACACCGGCGCCTGCCACGGCAAGGCCCGCGGTCAAAATGGCTTTGCGCTGTCGCTGTTGGGGTTCGACCCCAATTTTGACTACGACTCGATCGTACTGCAAAGCCGTGGTCGGCGCGTGTTTCCGGCTGCGCCCGATTACAGTTTGCTGCTGCAAAAGCCCAGCGCCCAACTGCCCCATGGCGGCGGCAAGCGGCTCGATCCCGCCGGGCCCGAGTACCAGACGGTCCGCCGTTGGATCGCCACCGGCATGCCCCGGGCCACCAAGGACGATCCCACCGTCGTGGGCATCGCGCTGGCGCCTGCGCAGCACGTGCTGCCGGCCAACTCGCGCGAGCAATTGGTGGTCACCGCCGAATATTCGGATGGCACAACGCGCGATGTGACCCGCCTGACTAGCTTTGCTTCCAACGAGGCGGCGGTGGTGTCGGTCGACCGACAAGGGCAACTGACCGCCGGCGCGCTCCCTGGCGAGGCGAGCATCATGGCGCGCTATATGGGCAACATCGCCACCTGGAACACGGCCGTGCCGCTGGCCGACTCCGTCGATCCGCAAGTTTACGCCGGGCTGCCACGCTACAACGTGATTGACGGCCATGTTTGGAATCGCTTGCAAACGCTTGGCATCACTCCCAGCGAGCCGGCCGCCGACAGCAAACTGCTGCGGCGACTCTATTTGGACATCATCGGCCGGTTGCCCACCCCGCAAGAAACGCGCGATTTTCTGGCCGACGCGTCGCCCGACAAGCGCGGCGAGCTGATCGACGCGCTGCTGGCGCGTCCGGAGTACGCCGACCATTGGGCCAACAAATGGGCCGACCTGCTGCGGCCCAATCCGTATCGCGTTGGCATCAAGGCCACCCGCAGCCTCGACGCCTGGCTGCGCGACGCGTTTCGGCGCAATCTGCCGTACGACCAGTTTGTGCGCGGACTCGTCACCGCGCAAGGCAGCACTTGGCGCAACGGCGCGACCACTATTTTTCGCGATCGACGCTCGCCGGACGAGATCACCACGCTCGTCAGCCAGCTATTCCTCGGCACGCGGCTCGAATGCGCCAAGTGCCATCAGCACCCATTCGAAATTTGGGGACAGAAGGACTTTTACAGCCTGGCCGCGTTCTTTGCGCGGGTGGGCTACAAGGGTACCGGCCTATCGCCACCCATCTCCGGTGGCGAAGAAATCATCTTCACCGCCGACAGTGGCGACGTCCGCCACCCCTTGACAGGTGAGACGCTGCCGCCGCGTCCGCTGTTTGGCGCGGCGCGCGAGATCGGCCCCGAAGACGATCCACGCGTGGTGCTGGTCGATTGGATGCTGGCCGACGGTCGCCAGCCCTTTGCGCGCGTGGCCGTTAACCGCGTCTGGGCCGAACTGATGGGGCGCGGACTCGTCGATCCGGTCGACGATCTGCGGGCGACCAATCCCCCCAGCAATCCAGAATTGCTCGACGCCCTGGCCGAGGAGTTTCGCGCCGGTGAGTACGACCTGAAGCGATTGATCCGGCTAATCGCCTCATCGTACGTCTACGGTTTGTCGTCGTTGCCGGGCGAGCGCAACGTGGCCGACACTCGCAACTACTCGCGGCACTATCGCCAGCGTCTACGGGCTGAGACGTTGTTCGACGCGATCTGCGACGTGACCGAGGTCCCCGAGTCGTTTGAAGCGATGCCCTCTGGCTCGCGGGCGGTGGAGCTGTGGACGCACCGCGTCGACTCGCTGTTCCTCGACGCCTTTGGCCGTCCCGACGCGAATCAGGACCCGCCGTGCGAGCGCACGCCCGACACGACCATGGTGCAGGCGCTGCACCTGATGAACGCGCCCGGCTTGCATAACAAAGTGGTGAGCGACGCCGGCCGCGCTGCGCGGCTGGCCAAGAGCGATCAGCCCCCCGCGGCGATCGTCGAAGAACTGTATCTGGCGTGCTATTCACGTCCGCCCACTAGCGAAGAATCGGCCGCCACCACAGCGCTGTTCTCCACGGGGGAACGGCGACCAATCGTCGAAGACCTGTTGTGGGCCCTGATTAACTCGCCCGAGTTTGTGTTCAAGGACTAG
- a CDS encoding DUF1501 domain-containing protein — MSVNRNCEGFSRRDCLQLGLGVLAGGGFVDLLRLAGQANEASSPAPLKRPTSCILIWMDGGPSHFETFDPKPEAPAEFRGELGAIGTKIPGVYFSEYVPRLAQMADKLAIVRSVCHNQGNHGAGNHYMMTGSPPRIPVGCGAFVSFHPSLGSVAALERGSQGGLPAYFSMPSMTRSGGPNFLGARYAPFVVNGDPNHKDFRVRDVAPPEGLADDRSLKRRDLRGVVDRMIRIADEAAADPVNALDEYYQQGYNLVTSESAQRAFNIHAEPKGTREAYGENTFGQRALLARRLVEAGVPFITLNEGGWDHHSDIFGAIKRRMPPFEQAIAALITDLEARGMLETTLVVALGEFGRTPKISTLAGQDKSGRDHWSNAMSILFAGCGTPGGQVIGATDKNGFAPIDRLLAPENFVSTVYSKLGIDPNKMYYAPNGRPAHLVSNPNPISELMG; from the coding sequence ATGAGCGTCAATCGAAATTGCGAAGGCTTCAGCCGCCGAGATTGTCTGCAATTGGGACTTGGCGTGTTGGCGGGGGGCGGCTTTGTCGATCTGCTGCGACTGGCCGGCCAGGCCAATGAAGCGTCGTCGCCGGCGCCGCTCAAGCGGCCAACGAGCTGCATCCTCATCTGGATGGATGGCGGACCGTCGCACTTCGAAACCTTCGATCCCAAGCCCGAGGCGCCCGCCGAGTTTCGTGGCGAGTTGGGGGCGATCGGCACGAAGATCCCCGGCGTCTACTTCTCCGAGTATGTGCCGCGATTGGCGCAGATGGCCGACAAACTGGCCATTGTCCGTTCGGTGTGCCACAACCAGGGCAACCACGGCGCCGGCAATCACTACATGATGACCGGCTCGCCGCCGCGCATCCCGGTGGGCTGTGGGGCGTTTGTCAGCTTTCATCCCAGCCTGGGATCGGTGGCCGCCTTGGAGCGCGGCAGCCAGGGGGGATTGCCCGCCTACTTTTCCATGCCGAGCATGACGCGCTCTGGCGGACCGAATTTTCTGGGCGCCCGTTATGCGCCGTTCGTGGTCAACGGCGATCCCAATCACAAGGACTTTCGCGTGCGCGATGTGGCGCCACCGGAAGGGTTGGCCGACGACCGGTCGCTCAAGCGCCGCGACCTGCGGGGCGTGGTCGACCGCATGATCCGCATCGCCGACGAGGCGGCCGCCGACCCGGTCAACGCGCTCGATGAGTACTACCAGCAAGGCTACAATCTGGTGACGAGCGAATCGGCGCAGCGCGCTTTCAACATCCACGCCGAGCCGAAAGGGACGCGCGAGGCCTATGGCGAAAACACCTTTGGTCAGCGCGCCCTGCTCGCGCGGCGATTGGTCGAAGCGGGCGTGCCCTTCATCACTCTCAACGAGGGGGGCTGGGATCACCACTCCGACATCTTTGGCGCGATCAAGCGCCGCATGCCTCCCTTCGAGCAGGCGATCGCCGCGCTCATCACCGACCTCGAAGCGCGCGGAATGTTGGAAACCACGCTGGTGGTCGCCTTGGGCGAGTTTGGCCGCACGCCGAAGATCTCCACGCTCGCCGGACAAGACAAGTCCGGCCGCGATCACTGGTCCAACGCCATGTCGATCTTGTTCGCTGGTTGCGGCACGCCCGGAGGCCAAGTGATTGGCGCCACCGACAAGAACGGCTTCGCCCCGATCGATCGACTACTGGCGCCGGAGAATTTCGTTTCGACCGTCTACTCCAAGCTCGGCATCGATCCCAACAAAATGTATTACGCCCCCAATGGCCGGCCGGCGCATCTGGTCAGTAATCCCAATCCAATCAGCGAGTTGATGGGCTGA
- a CDS encoding PPC domain-containing protein codes for MSQSRLWHGVFVASVICLVAAPALFGAPPDLSYFFPAGAPIGATTQLTAQGKFDSWPPKVWVDRAGVALEPLPESGKLQAVVAADALPGAYWARLYNAQGASRPVPFVVGQMPEINEAEPNDLPQKPQVIAQANQVLNGRLERTGDVDLYAVSLAHGQTLVARVDANQVLAAPLDAIVQVLDERGFVLQENDDSQGLDPQLVFTAPRAGTYLVRLLGFPADPNSSISLAGHDTYIYRLTLATSGWIDYTLPLAVANGEQSVEPVGWNIPPEARQIVPVPSTDGKLLLARHPALANSYMVPRVDHAAIVESEPNGVDQPQCVPWPVTVTGRIDAPRDKDVYQFNAPAGAKVLLRAESRALGFPLDPVIEVQDAAGKLLARVDDIGAERDGELVFAVPAAGDYRAQISDLHRQGGERYVYRLTCEAAAPDFALSLDRDSFVLAAGGKLEIPVQVERRHGFAEPISVRLVGLPAGATAEAITSAPEGDTAKQIKLTIVAGAEPFTGPIQCVGEAAGAPPMSRRAMAAIAGRTQRTEQPWLTIAPAEQK; via the coding sequence ATGTCGCAAAGCCGACTATGGCACGGCGTGTTTGTCGCCTCGGTGATCTGCCTGGTCGCCGCTCCCGCTCTTTTCGGGGCCCCTCCCGATCTCAGCTATTTCTTTCCCGCCGGCGCGCCAATTGGCGCCACAACGCAACTGACCGCGCAGGGCAAATTCGATTCGTGGCCGCCTAAGGTTTGGGTCGATCGCGCCGGCGTGGCGCTCGAACCGCTCCCCGAGTCTGGGAAATTGCAGGCAGTGGTTGCCGCCGACGCGTTGCCGGGCGCCTATTGGGCGCGGCTATACAACGCTCAAGGCGCCAGCCGCCCCGTGCCGTTCGTCGTTGGCCAAATGCCGGAAATCAATGAGGCAGAGCCCAACGATCTGCCGCAGAAGCCACAAGTTATTGCGCAGGCGAATCAGGTGCTAAATGGCCGGCTCGAGCGCACCGGCGATGTCGATTTGTACGCCGTGAGCCTGGCGCATGGTCAGACGCTAGTCGCACGGGTCGACGCCAACCAAGTCCTCGCGGCGCCACTCGACGCCATTGTGCAGGTGCTCGACGAGCGCGGTTTTGTACTGCAAGAGAATGACGACTCGCAAGGACTCGATCCACAACTGGTGTTCACCGCGCCGCGGGCAGGCACGTACCTAGTTCGCCTGTTGGGCTTTCCCGCGGATCCCAATAGTTCCATTTCGCTGGCTGGGCACGACACTTACATCTACCGCCTAACGCTGGCGACTAGCGGTTGGATCGACTACACGCTGCCGCTGGCCGTGGCCAACGGCGAGCAGAGCGTTGAACCAGTCGGCTGGAACATCCCGCCCGAGGCGCGGCAAATCGTTCCAGTTCCTTCGACCGATGGCAAACTGCTATTGGCCCGGCATCCGGCGCTGGCCAATAGCTATATGGTGCCGCGGGTCGACCACGCCGCGATCGTGGAGAGCGAACCCAATGGCGTCGATCAGCCGCAATGCGTGCCGTGGCCTGTGACGGTGACAGGACGAATCGACGCGCCGCGCGACAAAGACGTTTATCAATTCAACGCGCCGGCCGGCGCCAAGGTGCTGCTCCGCGCCGAGAGTCGGGCGCTGGGCTTTCCGCTCGACCCGGTGATCGAAGTTCAAGACGCCGCTGGCAAGTTGCTGGCGCGTGTCGATGACATTGGCGCCGAGCGCGACGGCGAGTTGGTCTTTGCCGTCCCCGCAGCGGGGGACTATCGCGCGCAGATCAGCGATTTGCATCGACAGGGCGGAGAGCGATATGTGTATCGCCTCACCTGCGAGGCCGCGGCGCCCGACTTTGCGCTTTCACTCGATCGCGATTCCTTCGTGTTGGCCGCCGGAGGCAAACTCGAAATCCCGGTTCAGGTGGAGCGGCGCCACGGCTTTGCCGAGCCTATCTCGGTGCGGCTAGTTGGCCTGCCCGCCGGAGCGACAGCAGAGGCTATCACCTCGGCCCCCGAGGGAGACACGGCCAAACAGATCAAGCTGACGATTGTCGCCGGCGCCGAACCATTCACCGGGCCGATTCAGTGCGTGGGAGAGGCAGCCGGCGCGCCCCCCATGTCGCGCCGTGCCATGGCGGCCATCGCCGGACGAACCCAGCGAACCGAGCAGCCCTGGCTTACCATCGCGCCCGCCGAGCAGAAATAG